From Juglans regia cultivar Chandler chromosome 9, Walnut 2.0, whole genome shotgun sequence:
actgtatttttaaatatgtgacGTGTGTCCCGTATTATTGTGTGACAAAAGTAGTACTGAGAATTAACACAGGCTTTGGAAAAGGGTCACGACACGAGGTCATATATGTTTGGACCACAAGATTggtcatttgaaaaatgattctAATTCATTGGGTTGTTTGAATAATTGATCATCATGATTTTAGTTTTGCTCGTTAATGCTGTAACATTGGCATCCCCATTATTGACGATTAcccattaccaaaaaaaaaaaaaaaagaagaaagaggacGGTCAGTGCATGCATGGCTCTGAACCACTTTATAACCTGATTAGACTAGCTAGCAAACGTTAGCCAAACAAGTAAATATGTGGCTAAGCTGAGCAAAGCaagttctattattttattaatgtggattttaaaattttaaaaaaaaaatactaatttaatcATGATATTCAGaatgagaaaatctatttagtACACATTTTTAGAATGCATTGTTGATATGCAAGTCTTCCAcgttaattatgttaaaaaatgatttttttttttaaaaaaaaaaattataaaattctatCTGTTTCTTGTTTAGCAAAGAAAGTGGGAGATTCCATAGTGCATCAATTATTTAGTTCTGACTTTTGCCTTTAATCAGTTAGTTGGGGGATGTTTGCAtcacatctttttcttttcgtctgtcttttgtttctttcactTTAGGTGATAAACATCTTTCTCACCAGACTATTTATTATTCCCCTTGCAGCATAAAAGATTTGCTTCAGATACGTTTGTACGGCACGGCCCATAACAGCACAAACCAGGCCCTGTTTCTTCCGGCTTTGGGGGCACCATGGGCTACTCAAAACGGTGGGAGCTCTTTCCCTTTTTCGCTTTtcgtttttcaaaaattttatgtgcacTTATTCTTGCAATCTTCCTTGCGTATTATATTAATGTGATTAAttacttcatattttttaatataaaataatttatttaatcaatcacatcaataaaatgtataaagaaTATAAAAGTGACAGTATATAATAGAACTGAATAAACATGTCCTTTATGAAAAAACaacaagaataatgctacttaaTCATATGAAACTCTTGACGTGACATCAATATATGATGCCATGTTATTTATTATAcgaattaaaaatacaaacagtACAAAGGGGTAGAGAAAATCTAGAGTTTTAGtcttattgtttatatttttatattttttatttttcttatgtgGTGTAGGACTGCTGAATAAAACagctcttaaaaattaaatgaggtTAAATATTGTTGCACGTCTCTTTGTTTGATCTCCGTGAATCATCCCCATGTGGATCATCGTGTGTATCTGAGCCGATATTATAGATAATCAACAGTCGTTGTAAATCCAAATCTTGGTTTTAAGTGGCTGATCAAAGTCCAAATCGCATTTGGACCTGCGAAAGTTTATCCTTTTTCTGAGTGTCACTCACATGAGTTGTGGTACTGTTGATTCACATGTTGAATTTAAGCTATATAGTTGGTAAACACCCCATTTCTTTCTCGATCTGCAATTTCCAATATGAACTCGTGACTAAGTACTTCccattaattagttttttattaattcacTCATGTGTTTTCCTTgtacatgatgatgatatataatttcataAGCTACAAGCTGGACTCGCTTTATATTATAAGAGCCAGTTTAGACGTTGGTCGATCCGAAAGAATCTTTCACGGAGGCAGGATTAATCAAcataatttagataaatattaatttatatatgggaaattaattaattaattaatgccaTTGATAATTCAATTCAGAACAAATAGATAGCTACAATTAATTGGTTGGCATAAGAAgtcacatgtatatatatacagacaCATCCTCACATACTctacagcatatatatatatatatatatatatatatatttataagagatCAGTATTGCCCTTGCCAACAGAGATATGAGAAGAATCAACGGAACAATGTAGTTGAGAATCAACGGGGTTACAGTACTACTGCAGATGAGATCATTTTGGAATTACTGCAGATGAGATCATGGTAGCCTTCGAAGCAGTTCTGATGGTAATGATCAAAGTATTATAGTCACAAAAACTTACATATCCCTGTAAAATTCATACTTTTTCTCAACAGCAACCGGACTCGTTGTCGTTGGGAACATAATGGCGGGGAATTAACAGAGTATTGTGGGGAATAttagatatatgtatatagggTTTCTACGAAACTACTGCCAGATCAGCCCGTTGTTTTGTACAATATGATCACGCAAGATAGCGGCCGGTTTGTGACTGTACCAGTatcttgtttaaaaataataaaatctccgGCCCATTTGGGCTTCTTGCGCGGGATCCATAATGaggtgattttaaataaaaattaaaaattagaataaaatattattaaaatatatattttaatattattattattttaaaattttaaaatattatattttttattatattttttgtgaaaattataatgatggaataaatatgagatgagatggttttggtATCTAAATTGAGCCGaattcatcatctccacacattatatatcacatttatttttaatatttttagttttattttttctaaattaattgagttattttatttatcatctatacatGACCACACATTtacatttagtaagagaaaaaaataaaaaattatgtgtggtatGTGGCAtaaagataatgaatagaatttttcttaagttttacCCTTAATTTTGTGATGTCATATTGCCATTGCGGTTACGTAAATCACGGCATACGTGCTTCGTGTACATACTATATATGCAGATCATTAGTCGACGGGCTCATGTATTATAtgagtaaaaagaaaatgttcaCGAAGAATGCTATTTTCCcttaatatttatcattcaaAGTTGGcttaaaaattaagatagacAAGCCTAGCATGGACAGTTTTGTAAAGTAGAAATTGACGCATACGGATCACGTACTTACGCAGTACATGAATTAATGCTACTACAGAATTGAAAAGCAGTCCAAAGTTACAATCAGAATTGTAATCCTGGGGTCTGCATTATTAATCAACACTTGCTAGAAGACAATTAACAAACACTTCATCACGAAGGAGATGAGAAAAAcgtacaaaaaacaaaaatacacagCAGCAGGGTTGCAAATCAGATAGATGGATCTAAAGAAGTCATGCGTAGCTAGGCACATTGGAAGCCAGAGGGGACGTTCTTCCCACAAGTATTGATGAGCAAGCTAAGGGAAACGGGGATGTTAAGATTGATGCCAAGAATGTTAGCCTTAATGGCAGTGCAGAGGCAGACTGCAGCTTCAAGATCGACAAGCCCTCCAAGTAGAGAACAGCATGGGGCATCTGGTGGGGTCCCAACAACTGCACCGACCGTTCCATTAAGTAACTTGGCACAAACTCCCAGCTTCAGGGCGTCTCTGGGGCAGCTCTGCGTGGCTGCAGGAGTACTAGTACTCGGGCTTGGGTTAGGGTTTGGCTTAGGCTTAGGACAAATGTAGCAATTACCACTTACAAGGGTAAAGAAGAGAAGGTTGATCAGTGAGATGAAAAGAGCAGCTTGCAAAGTCGTTCTCTCCGAACCCATGATCTGATGATCTCAAACTTTTACCCAAGTGCTAATCAGTACTACTGTTAGTGCTGATAATGCGTTCGTGCAGTTTTGTTATGGAGATGTAAAGATCGAGGCGCTATTTATAGCAGAAATGTAAGAGCAATACATGAGTTGTTAACATTCTTAATAATTGAGTTTTACTTGAGGTATAAGTTTAACTAAATATAGAGAACAAGGCAGTGAACATTAATATGCATCGATCATGTGAAGCAACATTGGCCGAGAACTTAGCTGGCAAGAAATCAAGGGATTCTATGTccgtaatattatatatatgatcaatggaTCAGGAGGAGTTCTTTCGAATCTGTAGATAATGAAACTGACGTACGGCCACTtgccattttattattattattatttttttttttttgaaggaatACTGATGAGGGAGTTTTAATTATTAATCATACCTAGCTATATAGATAGCCCCAACTATggacatatacatacatatatttatatatatatattattaatatcagAGGGATAGGTCCGGGACTGAACTTATAAACAAGCCAGGCCAATATGCATGCCTTCAATTCCAACGTCCAAGAGAAATTGACAGAGTACCCACATGACTTTTGTACAAGCTAGCTAGTTATCCATGCATGTACGATCATTTATACCTCATATCCAAGAGATTATAATATATGACTCAATGGGTCTATCCAGTACGATGATCTTGTGCTATATACCTTATCGTTTTCATGTAAAGggaattaaatttaagataaataatagttacaatCGTAAGTACGCAACTAGTGCcacataatcatttaaaaaaaaatgcaaacccacattaaagaaaaattaattttttaatatttgattccactttttatcaaaacgactatatatatatatatatatatatatatatatatgtgtgtgtgtagcattactctaaatttAAATCGCCTCCAAATTTAGTTGGTATTAGCTGGCAATAAGACTTGGGGCCGTCTCCTACACATGATCAAGACATGAATAGATATCAAGAACTTCTCGTACTGATCAAGGGATCACGATCGACcgatctaatttattatcaacttaattaattcataGTAATTAACATTGCAATTTTCCTCTGCACCAAACAAAAGATCACTAGCTgtgttttatattatatataagggaCACGAATTACACACTGATGATCTGTGCATAGCTATATATTTATCTCATAATTTGTAGAGTGAAAGATGGCTTCACATAGTGTGAATTGAAGAAAACTTAATTTGTAAAGTCCCGACAATATTGTTTGACTTAGGCCCCCATTTTAGGTCGGAGGGGGGATTTCGTATAAATATTGCTTTTGAGGGCTGCCCGTGATACTTTCCTCCAGCTGCAAATTCCGCCCTTGTATGGAACATGCCAAGATTAAAGAAATGCttaaaacac
This genomic window contains:
- the LOC109016453 gene encoding 14 kDa proline-rich protein DC2.15-like, with the translated sequence MGSERTTLQAALFISLINLLFFTLVSGNCYICPKPKPNPNPSPSTSTPAATQSCPRDALKLGVCAKLLNGTVGAVVGTPPDAPCCSLLGGLVDLEAAVCLCTAIKANILGINLNIPVSLSLLINTCGKNVPSGFQCA